A segment of the Dokdonella sp. genome:
CGACTGGCTCGGTGGCGCGGATGCCTCCACCGGACCGCGCGGCGATGCCGCGTTTCCGGCCATCGATACTCTCGACCAGGCACATGCGCTCCTCGCCCTGCTCAATCATCTCGGCGTCGCCCGCGTCGAGGTGATCGTCGGCGCCTCGTACGGTGGCTGCGTGGCCCAGCATCTCGGCGTCCTGCTCGGCTCACGTCTCGGGCGCCTCGTGGTGATCGGAGCCGCACACCGCGCCAGTCCATGGGCATTGGCTCTGCGCCATCTTCAACGTGCCGGCATTGCCGCGGCCGGCCATGATCGCGCGGCGCGTGGTGAGGCCTTGCGCCGCGCACGTGCACTGGCCGTACTCGCCTACCGCACGCCCGATGAACTCGAGGCACGCTTCGGCGAAGCCGATGCGCAGACCGGCGTGCTCGGCTGGCTCGATGCGCATGGCGAGCGCTTCGCGCGGCGTTTCGATACCGAAGCATTCCTGCGTCTGTCTGCATCGCTCGATGCACATGTCTGTGCAGTCGAGGCCATTGTCGCGCCGACCACGCTGGTCACCTTTGTCGAGGACCTGATCGTGCCGCCTGCACTGGTCGAGGCCTGCGCGCGGCGCATCGCCGGTGCGCGCCTTGTCGCGCTGAACTCGCGCTATGGCCACGACGCATTTCTCAAGGAGGTCGCGGCGGTCGCCGCCGTCCTCGACGATGTGATCAACACGGAGTGTCCGGCATGAGCACGCGCGCGGCGGCGACGATAGCAGCGAGGGCAGGGGTCGACATCGATCCGGCACATGGCGCAGTGATGCCGCCCCTGTACCTGTCGACCAACTACAGCTTCGCCGGCTTCGGCGAAAAGCGCGCCTATGACTACTCGCGCTCGGGCAATCCGACCCGCGACGTGCTCGCGGGTGCCCTGGCCGAACTCGAGGGTGGCGCCGGTGGTGTCGTCACCGCGACCGGCATGGCCGCAGTGACGTTGGTCGCGGCCCTGCTCGAACCGGGCGACCTGCTGGTTGCGCCGCACGATTGCTATGGCGGCACCTGGCGCCTGTTCGATGCCCAGGCCAAGCGTGGCCTCTACCGCGTCGCCTTCGTCGATTTCCACGACCCGCGCGCGCTCGCGACCGCGCTCGCCGAGTCGCCGAAATTGGTCTGGATCGAGACACCGTCGAATCCGTTGCTGCGCCTCACCGACCTGCGCCACGTGATCGAGGCCGCGCACGCGGCCGGCGCGCTCGCGGTGGTCGACAATACCTTCCTGTCGCCGCTGCTGCAGCAGCCATTCGCGTTCGCCGCCGATGTCGTCGTGCATTCGACGACGAAGTACATCAACGGCCATTCCGACGTGGTCGGCGGCGCAGTGCTGTGGCGTGACGCCGCGCTCGGAGAACGCCTGGCGTGGTGGTGCAATTGCCTGGGGCTGTCGGGAGCGCCGTTCGACAGTTATCTGACCCTGCGCGGTCTGCGGACATTGAAAGCACGCTTCGCGGTGCACGAGGCCAATGCACGCGCCATTGCCGGCCTGCTCGCCTCGCACCAGGCCGTGCGCATCGTGCACTGGCCCGGGCTGGCCTCGCATCCGGGCCATGCATTGGCGAAGCGCCAGCAGGCCGGCTTCGGCGCGATGCTGAGTTTCGAACTTGAAGGCGGCTCGCCCGCGGCGCGCGCCTTCGTCGAAGGGCTCGAATGTTTCACCCTCGCCGAATCGCTTGGTGGCGTCGAAAGCCTGGTCTGCCATCCGGCCGGCATGACCCATGCGGCGATGGCGCCGGCCGCGCGCGAACGCGCCGGCATCGGTGACGGCCTGCTGCGCCTGTCGATCGGCATCGAGGACGAAGCCGACCTGCTCGCCGACCTCGCCGCCGCGCTAGAACGCGCACGCCACGCCACCTCGCCTCGTGCGGTCTCGGCTGCCTGACGCCCCGGGGTGGTCTCCTCTGCGCCGCGCGTCAGGCCGACGTGTGTGGATCGAGCAGATCGGGCGGCAGGCGGAACTCGGCGGCGAAGGTCTGCAGGAAGGCGTGCATGGCCGTGCTCTTGCGCCAGAGCATCGCAATCGAGCGGCTCGGTGCGTCGCCCGCAAACTCGATCAGGCGGATGCGTTCGGTGGGCGGTACCGGTGGTTTAACCGCGAGCGTCGGCAGCAGGGTCACGCCGACGTTGGCCGCGACCATCTGTCGCAGCGTTTCGAGGCTGGTGGCACGGAAGCCGCTGCGCTCGCCGGCACCGGCGAGGCGGCAGACCTCGAGTGCCTGGTCGCGCAGGCAATGGCCGTCTTCGAGCAGCAGCAGGCTCTGGTCGGCGAGATCATCGAGGGTCAGGCTGTGCCGCGTGGCGAGTTCATTGCCGGCCGGCACGGCCAGCACGAACGGCTCATCGAACAACGGTTCGGCATGCAACTGGCTGTCGTGCACGGGCAGGGCCAGGATGCCTGCATCAAGGCGCCCTTCGCGCAGCTGGCGCAGGATGATCTCGGTCTTTTCCTCGACCAACAGCAGTTCCAGGCGTGGAAAACGCGCCTGCACGCGCGGGATCACATGCGGCAACAGGTAGGGGCCCAGCGTCGGGAACAGGCCGAGGCGCAGCGTGCCCGATTCCGGATCGATCGTGCGCCGCGCGACCGCCTTGATCTGCTCGACCTCGTTCAGCACCTCGCGGGCACGTCGGGCGATCTCCTCGCCAACCTCGGTCAGCAGCACCTTGCGCGGCGTGCGCTCGACCAGGGCGACGCCGAGTTCGTCTTCGAGTTTCTTGATCTGGGTGGACAGGGTGGGCTGGCTGACGAAGCTCGCCTCGGCGGCGCGGCCGAAATGCTTGTGCTCGGCCAGGGCCACCAGGTAGCGGAGATCGCGCAGGTTCATGCGCAGGATGATCGGGTGCACACCGACCACTTGCAATTGCCCAGACCTGCCCCATCTGCTGCAGGGTGACGGATGGCAGTGCCCATCCGACGGTCAGAACGGCGTCGTACCCTCCCCTCCCCACGGCGTCGTTCGGCGGCGGTCCATCCTCCCCGGTGGCCGCCGCCACCTTTTTCCATCTGGCGACAAAAGACCGCATGCGGTGCAGCGGGTACAATGCCGGGATGCGAAAACCTCCGACGATCCTCGCCACGCGTGCCGTGGAAAAAAGCCGCTTCCTGCGCGCCGAACAGGTCGACCTCGAGTTCTCCAACGGCGAACGCCGCACGCACGAGCGCCTCAAGGGTTCGGGGCTCGGTGCGGTGGTGATCGTGCCGATGCGCGACGACGACACGGTCCTGCTCGTGCGCGAGTACGGCACAGGGCTGGGTCGCTATGAACTCGGCTTGCCGAAAGGCCGTCTCGACCAGGACGAGACGGTCGAGCAAGGTGCCTGCCGTGAACTAAAGGAAGAGATCGGTTTCGGCGCACGTGAACTGCACATCCTCGGCAGTCTATCGTTGGCCCCGGCGTACATGAGTTCGATGACCCATGTCGTGCTTGCCCGCGACCTCTACCCCGAGCGCCTGCAGGGTGACGAGCCCGAGGAACTCGAAGTGGTTCCGTGGAAGCTCAGCGAACTGCATCTCCTGTTGAACGAGCCCGAAGTCAGCGAGGGGCGCTCGATCGCCGCGCTGTTCATCGCGCGCGAATACCTGGCCGGCCGCTACCGGCCCTGCCCGTGATCGACGCGGCCCTCGTCGCCGGCGTGCGTGCGATCGCACACCGGGCCGGCGCAGCGATCCTCGAGGTCTATGCTGGCAACTTCGACGTCGCCCGCAAGGACGATCGTTCGCCACTGACCGCGGCCGACCTCGCCGCCCATCACCTCATCGTCGCTGGCTTGCGCACGCTGACGCCGGACCTGCCGGTACTGTCCGAGGAGTCGGCCGGGGTGGCCTGGGCCGAGCGCTCGCGCTGGACGCGCTACTGGTTGGTCGATCCACTCGATGGCACGCGCGAGTTCGTCAAGCGCAATGGCGAGTTCACCGTCAACATCGCCCTCGTCGACCGACATCGGCCGGTGCTCGGTGTGGTGCAGGTGCCGGTGAGTGGCGCCATCGCCTGGGCCAGTTCCGGGCAGGGTGCATGGCACGCCGTGGCCGATGGCGAGCCCCGTCCCTTGCGCGTGCGTGCGCGTGCGAACCCGCTGGTCGTCGCCGGCAGTCGCTCGCACGGCGACGCGCGTCAGGCTGGTTTGCTCGAGCGTGTCGGCGAGCACGTGCTCGTACCGCTCGGCTCGTCGCTGAAGTTCCTGCGCATCGCTGCCGGCGAGGCCGACCTGTACCTGCGTCTCGGCCCGACGTCGGAATGGGATACCGCCGCTGCGCAATGCGTGCTCGAGGAAGCTGGTGGGGCCGTGCTCGACCTGGCCGGCCGCGCGCTTGCCTACAACACCCGCGACTCCCTGCTCAATCCTGAATTTCTCGCTTGCGGCGACGCAAGCACCGACTGGGCGCAACTGTTCGCTGCCCATTGATCCGCATCCACGAAACGGAGTCCGCGATGGCCACGATCGACGACCTCATTGCCATCATGGCGCGCCTGCGCGACCCGGAGCGTGGTTGCGCCTGGGACGTCAAGCAGGATTTCGCCTCGATTGCCGCCTACACGATCGAGGAGGCCTACGAGGTCGCCGACGCGATCGATCGCAAGGACTACGCGGATCTCTGCGGCGAGCTCGGCGACCTTTTGTTGCAGGTCGTGTTTCATGCGCGCATGGCCGAGGAAGCCGGGCACTTTCGCTTCGCCGATGTCGTCGAGGCGATCTGTACCAAGCTCGTCGAGCGCCATCCTCACGTGTTCGGTGATGTCTCCGTCGAGGATGCCGATGCCGCGTTGGCCGCATGGGAGGCGATCAAGGCGCAGGAGCGTGCCGCGCGCGGCGAGAGCGATGCCAGTGCGCTGGCCGGCATCACGCGTGGCCTGCCCGAATGGCAGCGCGCGCTAAAGCTGCAGAAGCGCGCCGCCTCTACCGGCTTCGAATGGCCGGACATCGGGCTGGTATTCGCCAAGCTGGATGAGGAAATCGCCGAGGTGCGCGCCGAGATAGCCGCCGGCGCCGACAAGGCGCGCGTGACCGACGAGATCGGCGACATGCTGTTCGTCGCCGTCAACCTCGCCCGCCATGCGCGCGTCGATCCTTCCGCCGCGCTGCGTCAGGCCAACGCCAAGTTCGAGCGTCGTTTCCGTCGCATGGAAGCGCTTGCCGCCAGCGCTGGTGGCCTCGGCGGCCGGCCGTTGGCCGAGCAGGAAGCGTTGTGGAAGCGGGCCAAGGTCGAGGAGGGCAGCAGCCAGGAGTGAGGGTGCATCGTCGGTGGCCTGGGGATACTCTGATCAATCCCGCAACGGCGTCGACGATCATTCCCGGCAGGGCATCCCGACCGGCGTCGGCGCCACGAAGCGGATCCCATGCAGGCTCCTCCCGCGGCCAGGTCCTGCGGCTGTTCCCCGCAGTGCGGCCCTGCGGCAGCCTCCCCGCAAGAGGGAAGGTTCCGCGAAAGGCGCTGCTGCGGAGCACGGCGTGTCCTGGTAGCGCCTTCAGCCGCGATGCGGTTTCGCCTACGAGTGGTTTCGCCTTCTACGCTGTAAACCATTCGCGCTCCCGCCGTATCCCATCGGCGTCCTCAACCGGAGATCCGCCATGTACCGCCTGATCCTCGCTTCCACTGCTCTGTTGATCGCATCCACTGCCGTAGCCGATGACTGCAAGCACCAGGCCGCGCGCAATCTCGACATCGATGCGACGGGCCTCAAGACCCTTGCGATCGAGCCGGGTTGGTCGGACATCAAGCTGCAGGGCGTGGCCGGACTTGCTCGCATCGAAGTGCGTGGCAAGGCCTGCGCATCGAGCACCGAACGGCTCGAAGGCATTCGTCTGCTCGAGCGGCGTGACGGCGATCGCGTGGTCGTGCGCGTTGAGTACGAAGCGGGTTCGTGGTCGCTGATTGGTTATA
Coding sequences within it:
- the nudE gene encoding ADP compounds hydrolase NudE; the protein is MRKPPTILATRAVEKSRFLRAEQVDLEFSNGERRTHERLKGSGLGAVVIVPMRDDDTVLLVREYGTGLGRYELGLPKGRLDQDETVEQGACRELKEEIGFGARELHILGSLSLAPAYMSSMTHVVLARDLYPERLQGDEPEELEVVPWKLSELHLLLNEPEVSEGRSIAALFIAREYLAGRYRPCP
- the cysQ gene encoding 3'(2'),5'-bisphosphate nucleotidase CysQ, encoding MIDAALVAGVRAIAHRAGAAILEVYAGNFDVARKDDRSPLTAADLAAHHLIVAGLRTLTPDLPVLSEESAGVAWAERSRWTRYWLVDPLDGTREFVKRNGEFTVNIALVDRHRPVLGVVQVPVSGAIAWASSGQGAWHAVADGEPRPLRVRARANPLVVAGSRSHGDARQAGLLERVGEHVLVPLGSSLKFLRIAAGEADLYLRLGPTSEWDTAAAQCVLEEAGGAVLDLAGRALAYNTRDSLLNPEFLACGDASTDWAQLFAAH
- a CDS encoding alpha/beta fold hydrolase — translated: MAATPEKSSAAGHPARIIRERGVLRLPPFVLCSGERLVGGELAWQAWGAHQAPVAIVLGGISAGRDIGTWWSTQCGPGRSLDPQRLRLVSIDWLGGADASTGPRGDAAFPAIDTLDQAHALLALLNHLGVARVEVIVGASYGGCVAQHLGVLLGSRLGRLVVIGAAHRASPWALALRHLQRAGIAAAGHDRAARGEALRRARALAVLAYRTPDELEARFGEADAQTGVLGWLDAHGERFARRFDTEAFLRLSASLDAHVCAVEAIVAPTTLVTFVEDLIVPPALVEACARRIAGARLVALNSRYGHDAFLKEVAAVAAVLDDVINTECPA
- the metB gene encoding cystathionine gamma-synthase is translated as MSTRAAATIAARAGVDIDPAHGAVMPPLYLSTNYSFAGFGEKRAYDYSRSGNPTRDVLAGALAELEGGAGGVVTATGMAAVTLVAALLEPGDLLVAPHDCYGGTWRLFDAQAKRGLYRVAFVDFHDPRALATALAESPKLVWIETPSNPLLRLTDLRHVIEAAHAAGALAVVDNTFLSPLLQQPFAFAADVVVHSTTKYINGHSDVVGGAVLWRDAALGERLAWWCNCLGLSGAPFDSYLTLRGLRTLKARFAVHEANARAIAGLLASHQAVRIVHWPGLASHPGHALAKRQQAGFGAMLSFELEGGSPAARAFVEGLECFTLAESLGGVESLVCHPAGMTHAAMAPAARERAGIGDGLLRLSIGIEDEADLLADLAAALERARHATSPRAVSAA
- a CDS encoding LysR substrate-binding domain-containing protein; amino-acid sequence: MNLRDLRYLVALAEHKHFGRAAEASFVSQPTLSTQIKKLEDELGVALVERTPRKVLLTEVGEEIARRAREVLNEVEQIKAVARRTIDPESGTLRLGLFPTLGPYLLPHVIPRVQARFPRLELLLVEEKTEIILRQLREGRLDAGILALPVHDSQLHAEPLFDEPFVLAVPAGNELATRHSLTLDDLADQSLLLLEDGHCLRDQALEVCRLAGAGERSGFRATSLETLRQMVAANVGVTLLPTLAVKPPVPPTERIRLIEFAGDAPSRSIAMLWRKSTAMHAFLQTFAAEFRLPPDLLDPHTSA
- the mazG gene encoding nucleoside triphosphate pyrophosphohydrolase, which produces MATIDDLIAIMARLRDPERGCAWDVKQDFASIAAYTIEEAYEVADAIDRKDYADLCGELGDLLLQVVFHARMAEEAGHFRFADVVEAICTKLVERHPHVFGDVSVEDADAALAAWEAIKAQERAARGESDASALAGITRGLPEWQRALKLQKRAASTGFEWPDIGLVFAKLDEEIAEVRAEIAAGADKARVTDEIGDMLFVAVNLARHARVDPSAALRQANAKFERRFRRMEALAASAGGLGGRPLAEQEALWKRAKVEEGSSQE